One Paenibacillus sp. FSL H7-0737 DNA segment encodes these proteins:
- a CDS encoding non-ribosomal peptide synthetase: protein MYTKADIKDIYFLTPMQEGMLFHHLMHPASSVYLEQFHFSLQGEFNPRIFEKTIALIVEKYEALRTVFIHKNVKKAVQVVLKQRVQSIRTEQVIGLDETAQSEFIEQYKASDRSQPFDLTLDSPVRLTVIERSDRRVDVIWTFHHIILDGWSVGLLLRDFRRMYRQLKRNRPIRTRQVLPFSNYIQWLEKQDKDSAMDYWNHYLSGYEQRAGVPAWKLDNVEGEAYSLSEVNFTVNRALTERLEALARKSGVTLSTMLHMIWGIVLQKYNNVDDVVFGSVVSGRPPEVSGIEQMVGMFINSIPVRIRRNDQTTFAELLEMVRDHVALSSGNEFVALPEIQNASLLKRELLDHVLVFENYPLEEGIQLKNERDLGFVLSQVQVFEQTNYHFNVVIVPSGEISIRLGYNTKVYDQDFIEGIQRHIELIAESLLDRTDMRISELMLLSGTDAATSGSAKGTEYSALEQPGTLTQWLKQQAIQNPDNVALVYGESKLTYAELDGKSNTLARELREWAIGPGDIIGIMAEPSLEMIVAIWGVLKAGAGYVPIDPEFSAERQAYMLKDSEARLLITQEGNLRAEELPVETLYLDSNQMENGAEIQWPDNDPTDTVYVIYTSGTTGVPKGVAIAHHNLVNYLIWFQRTAELRSSDKTALTSSFAFDLGYTALFSAMVSGCELHLLDKELYASPQRLLEYGRVHNLTFLKMTPTLYSTLQNETEAEDLFFPSLRVLVLGGEPIHVRDVERTFQLSSNIRVMNHYGPTEATIGSIAHWMERDGLERFSQMPTIGKPIDNTRIYIVDKNNHLMPTGLAGEICIAGNGVGKGYINREDLNSSKFLILSLSGCEERLYRTGDRGRVLPDGSIAYLGRIDDQIKIRGYRVEPAEVAYQIQQHTDITDAVVIGRQDSSGQNLLCAYYVTDSGLKPAELRAFLTQLLPDFMIPTYFMELATLPVTPNGKVNKKELPEPEAGAFLYNIYKAPRNKLESKLTYIWQEVLNIERVGIQDDFFLLGGHSLKAMVLVSRIQKELSIEVPLKQLFVTSTIAGLADWMGGAIQRVQLPIPAAESRVMYSASPMQQRIYALSQLDDQSTTYNMPNIWIVDGELDRVRLQQAMKDIIGRHEILRTSYLMTEEGLMQQVHQEFSFEVPDITGDRDSVASLIDEFITPFALDRAPMLRAQTVRVEDGRQLLLMDIHHIASDGISTAILFQELMDLYAGYSIEEATIQYKDYTEWRLSSEGVEERGKQEKFWKEQLQDDLPVLNLPSDFPRPAIQSFKGDFIEFTLNGAVVDDIRRLSRETGATLFMVLLAAYNILLSKYTGQEDIIVGSVSMGRPHADLERTMGMFVNTVAHRNYPEGDKTVFDFLKEIKERSLDVFENQHYPFDELLDVLQVRREKSRNPIFDTMFILENMDVPQIELGHAKLSYYPFDYKIAKFDMTVFAEERMDEIVFRWEYGTDLFHQETIRRFTEHYLNIIREMTRKTDAPIKELQLMSEEERAVIVQEFNDTWTDYPRDLTVPQLFEEQVAKFPTHVALVSGEEQMTYEELDQQSGRLAYLLRTQGVGPGHRVGLMVERSFEMIIGILGILKAGGAYVPIDPEYSQERIGTIIEDARIQVLLTQSLLVTKIHETTREVLREVIWVDGLHALQVNESFIPFPCQIDSSSPAYVMYTSGSTGKPKGTISSHSGIIRIVRNTNYIKITEDDALLQLSNYAFDGSTFDIFGALLNGAKLVLIDKESISDITEWTKMIENERISLLFITTALFNTVVDVNVEALSQVRKVLFGGERVSVNHVRKALDTFGDDKLIHVYGPTESTVFATYQEVKALSNSGTLPIGRPVSNTQVFIVDRYHQLQPIGALGEIMISGDGLSLGYLNQPEMTADKFVEHAYLEGCTMYKTGDLGRWLPDGSIEFHGRIDQQVKIRGFRIEPGEIEAVLLQLAGVQEGVVLAKDNGIGNKQLCAYLVTDELLKPTDIRHYLSQRLPEYMIPAHFIFMDALPLTSNGKVNTRALPEPMYGLLEAGDQLFEGPANTQEELLLQLWKEVLGVQSIGVHDDFFRLGGHSLKAMVLLAKIQQRFQLHLPLSKLFSGPTVRQLSENMNLAQPNLERVVPVAEFQVLYPASSAQQRIYASSMREPDSIGYNIPFAVYLDGELDLARLGESLQELTNRHEALRTVFEEVEGTVAQRILPEQKIPLEHYQGTEEQSEEMIGSFIRPFELTKGPLVRCGIGTLSTGRYLLMLDMHHSISDGSSIAILFKEWMQLYRGELLPPVWRQYKDYAVWQQQFIRSESMKAQENYWIEQLQGDIPVLNLPVDFPRPAVRSFEGASLTATLNEELFGRIGALSRETGTTSYMVLMAAFQIMLAKITGEQDLLVGTVAAGRTEGDIHDTVGMFAQTLVIRGNPAFDKTGKQFLQEIKMTTLNAFENQDYPFDHLVHALDVKPDASRNPLFDAMFIYENTETGRLQFGDTVCTPIQNSAGSAKTDLTLVAVEEVAGGISLKWDYSRQLFKLETVKRLSRYFTEVLSQLCSCPHASISMLEMVNGAEKEALLFGYNNTAVEYEENNTLLLLFEEQAVSNPEQIALVHGDSQITYGALNERAEQMARGFVSLGIQPSATVAVMLDRSIEMVIGILAIWKAGGAYVPLDPDYPQERISFMLEDCGAKWLLTNEQGSKKISFSGTVINFENPVEHQDEGTLPLKKSPDDLAYVIYTSGTTGRPKGVAVTQRSIANTLQWRREAYALGISDTVLQLFSFSFDGFLTSLFTPLISGSRVVLLSDSDAKDPFVIADSISDYHVTHFIAVPSLYLALLECCEAERLHSLNQVTLAGEQITKHVIEESKRLLPHTELMNEYGPTENSVATTFFRNLQPDRPVYIGKPIANTEIYVLGKDHLLMPAGMEGELCISGTGLAVGYLNRPELNAEKFISNPYFPEKRMYKTGDLVKWLPDGNLCYIGRIDRQIKIRGYRIETDEIENELLRHEEVTLALVIGRKDDEGKLYLCAYIIGEGKVEERELRKHLSCRLPDYMLPAAFIHLEQFPLTSNGKTDIAALPAPKFTSKRGNEDTTFQNECERSLAEVWNKVLGKTGVNASDNFFELGGDSIRAISLVSEIHKQMGIKVAIAELFHYPTIRELASLLEKEQRETLARVVVSLEASGLYPASSAQKRMFVLNQMQESSTVYNMPVALMLDGVLDRTRLEQALEQLIARHEPLRTSFHLNQGKIVQQVHSEVPFRMGYRKIPEVSLEKALKSYSRFFDVTRAPLFRAVLLNIHEQRNVLFLDMHHIVSDGTSISVLLRDLTALYNGTGLSKLEVQYKDFSVWQENFLQSEMYSEQKSYWMKMFSGVLPSKDLPTDYPRSVTRTYEGRDVCFEAEPELREALKKLSITEGTTLNNVLAACYHIWLSKYVDSEDVIVGCGVSGRSHGDLSSMVGMLVNTAAIRSRPQGKKTFRTFLRELKEETLSAFNHLDFPFEHMISDLKLAREASRNPLFDTLFELQSLADPGADPVMNGLAVQRLDIRSGLTKFDLALFAGERSDQLYFSFNYRTSLFREETVVNMANQYMRVLRTMAEAPDCYIQEVDIHSPAEEIYS from the coding sequence ATCGGGTTGGATGAGACAGCACAATCTGAATTTATAGAACAATATAAAGCATCGGACAGAAGTCAGCCGTTCGATTTAACGCTGGATTCTCCTGTCAGGTTGACGGTTATTGAGCGGAGCGACCGCCGAGTCGATGTCATATGGACGTTTCACCATATCATACTTGATGGCTGGAGTGTGGGCTTGCTACTACGGGATTTCAGACGTATGTATCGGCAGCTTAAAAGAAACAGACCGATAAGAACTCGGCAGGTGTTGCCGTTCTCTAACTATATTCAGTGGTTAGAGAAGCAGGATAAAGATTCAGCGATGGATTATTGGAACCATTATTTGTCGGGATATGAGCAGCGTGCGGGAGTTCCTGCATGGAAGCTGGATAATGTCGAAGGTGAAGCCTACTCGCTCTCAGAAGTGAACTTTACCGTAAACCGGGCGTTGACCGAGAGATTAGAGGCCTTAGCCCGAAAGAGTGGTGTTACGCTCAGTACGATGCTGCATATGATCTGGGGCATTGTACTACAGAAATATAATAATGTAGATGATGTAGTGTTTGGCTCGGTGGTCTCTGGGCGTCCACCAGAGGTGAGCGGGATTGAGCAGATGGTCGGCATGTTCATCAATTCCATTCCGGTTCGTATTCGCAGAAATGATCAGACTACTTTTGCAGAATTGCTAGAAATGGTAAGAGATCATGTAGCACTTTCTTCAGGGAATGAATTTGTAGCTTTACCTGAAATTCAGAACGCTTCGTTACTCAAGCGGGAGCTTCTGGACCATGTGCTTGTCTTTGAGAATTACCCGTTAGAAGAAGGGATTCAATTAAAAAATGAACGTGATCTTGGCTTTGTATTAAGCCAAGTGCAGGTCTTCGAACAGACCAACTATCACTTCAATGTTGTAATCGTTCCTAGTGGAGAAATCTCCATACGTTTGGGTTACAACACCAAGGTATATGATCAGGATTTTATAGAGGGCATTCAAAGACATATCGAATTAATTGCCGAAAGTCTTCTGGATCGGACGGATATGAGAATCAGCGAATTGATGCTGCTATCAGGTACAGATGCTGCTACTTCAGGATCGGCAAAGGGAACAGAGTATTCTGCTTTGGAACAGCCAGGGACCCTTACACAGTGGCTCAAGCAACAGGCTATTCAGAATCCGGATAACGTTGCACTCGTATATGGCGAAAGCAAGTTGACCTACGCTGAGCTGGATGGAAAATCGAATACGCTCGCTCGTGAGCTCAGAGAATGGGCGATAGGCCCCGGAGATATTATAGGGATTATGGCAGAGCCTTCGCTAGAGATGATCGTAGCAATCTGGGGTGTGTTAAAAGCGGGAGCTGGATATGTACCGATAGATCCTGAATTCTCGGCAGAACGGCAAGCTTATATGCTAAAAGATAGTGAAGCAAGGCTGTTAATTACACAAGAGGGCAATCTTCGGGCAGAGGAACTTCCGGTAGAAACGTTGTATCTTGATAGCAATCAAATGGAGAATGGTGCGGAGATCCAATGGCCGGATAATGATCCAACGGATACGGTGTATGTGATCTATACCAGTGGAACAACGGGAGTTCCTAAAGGAGTCGCGATTGCTCACCATAATCTTGTGAATTACTTGATCTGGTTCCAGCGTACAGCAGAGCTTCGTTCCAGTGATAAGACGGCCTTAACCTCTTCCTTTGCCTTTGACCTCGGATATACCGCTCTTTTCTCAGCAATGGTAAGTGGGTGCGAACTTCATTTACTGGATAAAGAGTTATATGCATCTCCACAGCGGCTTCTTGAATATGGTAGAGTTCATAATCTTACCTTCTTAAAAATGACACCAACACTTTACAGCACGTTGCAAAACGAAACAGAGGCTGAGGATCTGTTCTTCCCATCCTTGAGAGTGCTAGTACTTGGCGGTGAACCGATTCATGTGAGGGACGTGGAACGGACTTTCCAGCTTAGCAGTAACATTCGAGTAATGAATCATTATGGCCCTACAGAAGCTACAATCGGCAGTATTGCTCATTGGATGGAACGAGATGGATTAGAGCGATTTAGTCAGATGCCTACGATTGGCAAACCTATTGATAATACTAGAATCTACATTGTGGATAAGAACAATCATCTGATGCCGACGGGTTTAGCCGGAGAAATCTGCATTGCTGGAAATGGAGTAGGCAAAGGGTATATAAACCGTGAGGATTTGAATAGCAGTAAGTTTCTAATCCTGTCTTTATCAGGATGTGAAGAACGATTATACCGTACAGGTGACAGAGGTAGAGTGCTGCCAGATGGCTCTATTGCTTACCTAGGACGGATAGATGATCAGATAAAAATAAGAGGCTACCGAGTAGAACCCGCAGAGGTGGCATATCAGATACAGCAGCATACGGACATCACAGATGCGGTCGTGATTGGCCGTCAGGATTCCAGTGGACAAAATTTACTCTGCGCTTATTATGTAACAGATTCAGGTCTGAAACCAGCAGAGTTGAGAGCTTTCCTGACTCAATTATTACCTGATTTTATGATCCCGACCTATTTCATGGAGCTGGCTACCTTACCTGTAACTCCTAACGGTAAAGTCAACAAGAAGGAGCTTCCCGAACCGGAAGCAGGTGCTTTCTTATACAACATCTATAAAGCTCCACGCAATAAGCTGGAGAGCAAGCTGACTTATATCTGGCAAGAGGTCTTGAATATAGAACGTGTAGGTATTCAAGATGATTTCTTCTTACTGGGAGGTCATTCGCTTAAGGCCATGGTGCTTGTATCTCGAATTCAAAAGGAGCTTAGTATCGAGGTGCCACTTAAACAACTATTCGTCACTTCCACTATAGCAGGTCTTGCGGATTGGATGGGAGGGGCGATCCAGCGAGTACAGCTACCAATCCCGGCAGCTGAGTCACGGGTGATGTATTCGGCGTCACCAATGCAGCAAAGAATTTACGCCTTAAGTCAGCTGGATGATCAATCGACCACCTATAATATGCCGAATATATGGATCGTGGATGGGGAGCTGGATCGCGTACGGTTGCAGCAGGCCATGAAAGATATTATCGGACGGCATGAAATTCTGCGGACGTCTTATCTTATGACGGAGGAAGGGCTGATGCAGCAAGTGCATCAGGAGTTCTCTTTTGAAGTCCCGGATATTACAGGAGATAGAGATTCTGTTGCTTCATTAATTGATGAGTTTATTACTCCGTTTGCCTTAGACAGGGCTCCGATGCTCAGAGCACAGACGGTTCGGGTTGAGGATGGAAGACAGCTGCTACTGATGGACATTCATCATATTGCTTCTGATGGCATCTCCACAGCGATTTTATTTCAGGAACTGATGGATCTTTATGCTGGTTATTCTATAGAAGAAGCTACTATCCAGTACAAGGATTACACTGAGTGGAGATTGAGTTCAGAAGGAGTGGAGGAGCGCGGTAAACAGGAGAAATTCTGGAAGGAACAACTTCAGGACGATCTTCCCGTCTTGAATCTGCCAAGTGATTTTCCAAGGCCAGCTATACAAAGCTTCAAAGGTGACTTTATTGAGTTCACCTTGAATGGAGCGGTTGTCGATGATATTCGGCGGTTGTCTAGAGAAACGGGTGCCACTTTATTTATGGTCTTGCTGGCAGCCTATAACATTCTTTTATCAAAATACACGGGGCAAGAGGATATTATTGTCGGTTCAGTCTCCATGGGAAGGCCACATGCGGATTTGGAACGGACGATGGGCATGTTCGTGAATACGGTAGCGCACAGAAATTATCCGGAAGGTGACAAGACCGTTTTTGATTTCCTGAAAGAAATCAAGGAACGTTCGTTGGATGTATTCGAGAATCAGCATTACCCTTTCGACGAGCTGCTGGATGTGCTTCAAGTACGAAGAGAAAAAAGCAGGAATCCGATCTTTGATACCATGTTTATTCTGGAGAATATGGATGTTCCGCAGATTGAACTGGGCCATGCCAAGCTGTCTTACTATCCTTTTGATTATAAGATAGCCAAGTTTGATATGACGGTGTTTGCCGAGGAGCGTATGGATGAAATTGTTTTCCGATGGGAGTATGGAACTGATTTGTTCCACCAGGAGACGATACGGCGTTTTACAGAGCACTATTTGAATATTATACGGGAGATGACTCGGAAGACAGATGCCCCAATAAAAGAACTGCAGCTGATGAGCGAGGAAGAGAGAGCAGTCATTGTTCAGGAATTTAACGATACCTGGACGGACTATCCAAGAGATCTAACGGTTCCACAGTTATTTGAGGAGCAGGTGGCAAAGTTTCCTACACATGTTGCCCTAGTCTCTGGTGAAGAGCAAATGACATATGAGGAGCTAGATCAGCAGTCTGGAAGGTTGGCTTATCTGCTTCGAACTCAAGGTGTTGGCCCAGGTCATAGAGTGGGGCTGATGGTGGAACGTTCATTTGAAATGATCATTGGGATCTTAGGAATATTGAAAGCAGGCGGAGCCTACGTACCTATAGATCCAGAGTATTCACAAGAACGTATCGGCACCATTATTGAGGATGCACGGATTCAGGTACTTTTAACCCAAAGCTTATTAGTAACAAAAATTCATGAAACAACGAGAGAAGTTCTGCGTGAAGTGATATGGGTCGATGGTCTGCATGCGCTTCAGGTTAACGAATCATTCATACCTTTTCCTTGTCAGATAGATTCCTCCTCTCCAGCCTATGTGATGTACACTTCAGGATCTACCGGCAAGCCGAAAGGAACGATAAGCAGTCATTCCGGCATTATTCGCATAGTAAGGAATACTAACTATATCAAAATTACTGAAGATGACGCACTGCTGCAATTGTCCAATTATGCTTTCGACGGATCTACCTTTGATATCTTCGGCGCTCTTTTAAATGGTGCTAAGCTGGTGCTAATTGACAAGGAGTCGATTTCGGATATCACGGAATGGACGAAGATGATCGAGAACGAACGCATTTCGCTACTGTTTATTACCACCGCATTATTCAACACCGTCGTGGATGTGAACGTTGAAGCTTTGTCTCAGGTAAGGAAAGTTCTCTTCGGAGGGGAACGCGTTTCTGTGAATCATGTTCGTAAAGCACTCGATACCTTTGGTGATGATAAGCTGATTCATGTTTATGGTCCAACGGAAAGCACGGTGTTCGCTACTTACCAGGAAGTAAAGGCTCTTTCAAATTCGGGGACCCTTCCGATCGGCAGACCGGTCTCCAATACCCAAGTGTTCATTGTGGATCGTTACCATCAATTGCAGCCTATAGGTGCGCTCGGGGAAATTATGATTTCCGGTGATGGCTTATCGCTCGGCTATCTGAATCAACCGGAGATGACCGCAGATAAATTTGTAGAGCATGCATATCTGGAAGGCTGCACGATGTATAAGACGGGGGATTTGGGCCGCTGGCTTCCGGACGGATCGATAGAGTTCCACGGCAGAATAGATCAACAGGTAAAGATTCGTGGATTTCGTATAGAGCCAGGGGAAATAGAGGCAGTGCTGCTACAGTTGGCTGGAGTGCAAGAGGGGGTAGTGCTCGCCAAGGACAACGGTATAGGAAACAAGCAATTATGCGCGTATCTGGTTACTGACGAATTGCTTAAGCCGACGGATATCCGCCATTACTTAAGTCAAAGATTGCCGGAATATATGATTCCAGCCCATTTCATCTTTATGGATGCACTGCCTTTAACCTCAAATGGCAAGGTGAATACTCGGGCTCTGCCTGAGCCAATGTACGGATTATTAGAAGCGGGCGATCAACTCTTTGAAGGACCAGCGAATACACAAGAAGAGCTGCTACTGCAACTCTGGAAGGAAGTACTGGGTGTTCAGAGTATCGGTGTGCATGATGATTTCTTCAGGCTTGGCGGACATTCGCTGAAGGCGATGGTCCTTTTAGCCAAAATACAGCAGCGATTTCAGCTTCATCTGCCACTTTCAAAATTATTTTCAGGTCCGACGGTTAGACAATTATCAGAGAATATGAACCTGGCGCAGCCTAACTTAGAACGGGTTGTTCCAGTGGCAGAGTTTCAGGTGTTGTACCCGGCATCTTCTGCACAGCAGCGGATCTACGCTTCATCCATGAGAGAACCGGATAGTATCGGCTACAATATCCCCTTTGCGGTATACCTGGATGGGGAGCTAGACCTTGCAAGACTGGGAGAAAGTCTTCAGGAGTTAACGAATCGTCATGAAGCTTTACGTACTGTATTTGAAGAGGTAGAGGGGACGGTGGCTCAACGGATTCTGCCAGAGCAGAAGATTCCACTTGAACATTACCAAGGGACAGAAGAGCAATCAGAGGAGATGATTGGAAGCTTTATTCGTCCCTTTGAGCTTACCAAAGGACCTTTGGTACGTTGCGGAATCGGAACACTGTCTACCGGAAGATATCTGCTCATGCTCGATATGCATCACAGCATAAGTGATGGCAGCTCAATAGCGATTCTTTTTAAAGAGTGGATGCAGCTCTATCGTGGGGAATTACTACCACCAGTGTGGCGCCAGTATAAGGATTATGCAGTCTGGCAGCAGCAGTTCATCCGCTCTGAAAGTATGAAGGCTCAAGAGAACTACTGGATAGAGCAACTTCAGGGTGATATTCCGGTGTTGAACTTGCCAGTGGATTTTCCGAGACCAGCTGTTCGTTCCTTTGAAGGTGCCAGCTTGACGGCCACATTGAATGAGGAATTGTTCGGAAGGATCGGAGCACTCAGTCGAGAGACAGGTACGACATCCTATATGGTCTTAATGGCCGCTTTTCAAATCATGTTAGCCAAGATTACTGGAGAACAAGATCTACTTGTAGGGACCGTGGCAGCGGGAAGAACAGAGGGTGATATCCACGATACGGTAGGGATGTTCGCTCAAACCTTGGTCATTCGAGGAAATCCAGCTTTCGATAAAACAGGAAAGCAATTTCTACAAGAGATCAAAATGACTACACTGAATGCTTTTGAAAATCAGGACTATCCTTTCGATCATTTAGTTCATGCACTCGATGTAAAGCCTGATGCTAGCCGTAATCCACTATTTGACGCCATGTTCATCTATGAGAATACCGAGACAGGCCGACTTCAGTTTGGAGATACCGTATGCACACCTATTCAGAACAGTGCTGGTAGTGCCAAGACGGATCTTACACTAGTGGCTGTGGAAGAGGTAGCTGGCGGGATCTCACTGAAATGGGATTATAGTCGCCAACTATTCAAGCTAGAGACGGTAAAAAGACTTAGTCGTTACTTTACTGAGGTGTTGAGCCAGTTGTGTAGCTGTCCTCATGCCAGTATCTCCATGCTTGAGATGGTGAATGGAGCTGAAAAAGAGGCGCTCTTGTTCGGCTACAACAACACTGCGGTTGAATACGAGGAAAATAATACTTTGCTCCTGTTGTTTGAAGAGCAGGCAGTATCGAACCCCGAGCAGATCGCATTAGTCCATGGCGACTCACAGATCACCTACGGAGCGCTAAACGAGCGTGCAGAGCAAATGGCAAGAGGGTTTGTCAGCTTGGGTATTCAACCTTCAGCTACGGTTGCTGTGATGCTGGATCGTTCGATCGAGATGGTTATCGGAATTCTAGCGATATGGAAAGCTGGAGGGGCTTATGTACCTCTTGATCCTGATTACCCGCAGGAAAGAATCTCTTTCATGCTGGAGGATTGCGGAGCCAAGTGGCTGCTAACTAATGAACAAGGAAGCAAGAAGATTAGTTTCTCAGGTACGGTGATTAATTTTGAAAATCCGGTGGAGCATCAGGACGAGGGAACATTGCCTTTGAAGAAATCACCAGATGACCTAGCTTATGTCATCTACACTTCGGGTACGACGGGAAGACCAAAAGGAGTGGCCGTTACTCAGCGGAGTATAGCCAATACGCTGCAATGGCGCCGTGAGGCTTATGCACTCGGGATCTCGGACACTGTGCTTCAGTTATTTTCTTTCTCATTCGATGGCTTCTTGACGAGTCTATTCACTCCACTTATCTCGGGAAGTCGAGTGGTTCTACTGTCTGATAGTGATGCTAAGGATCCGTTTGTTATCGCGGACAGTATTTCTGATTACCATGTAACTCATTTTATAGCAGTGCCTAGCCTGTATCTGGCTCTTCTCGAATGCTGTGAAGCGGAGCGTCTGCATTCGCTAAATCAAGTGACATTGGCGGGTGAACAGATTACGAAACACGTGATTGAAGAGAGCAAACGGCTGCTCCCACACACAGAGTTGATGAATGAATACGGACCTACGGAGAATAGCGTGGCAACAACCTTCTTTAGAAATTTGCAGCCGGATAGACCTGTATATATTGGTAAGCCGATTGCAAACACGGAGATCTACGTACTTGGCAAGGATCATCTTCTGATGCCAGCAGGTATGGAAGGGGAGCTATGTATTTCAGGTACAGGCTTGGCTGTCGGTTACTTGAATCGACCGGAGCTGAACGCAGAGAAGTTCATTTCCAATCCTTATTTTCCTGAAAAACGCATGTATAAGACAGGGGATTTGGTGAAGTGGCTGCCAGACGGAAACCTTTGCTACATCGGAAGAATAGATCGTCAAATCAAAATTCGCGGCTACCGGATTGAGACCGATGAAATCGAGAACGAGCTGCTCCGTCATGAAGAGGTAACCTTAGCGCTTGTTATCGGCAGAAAGGATGATGAAGGCAAGTTATACTTGTGTGCTTATATTATCGGCGAGGGAAAGGTAGAAGAACGAGAATTGCGGAAGCATCTATCCTGTCGTCTTCCAGATTACATGCTTCCAGCCGCTTTTATTCATCTGGAGCAGTTCCCACTGACGTCTAATGGGAAAACGGATATTGCAGCATTGCCTGCCCCTAAGTTCACCTCCAAGCGAGGAAATGAGGATACAACTTTCCAGAATGAGTGTGAACGCAGTCTGGCAGAGGTATGGAATAAGGTTCTAGGGAAGACGGGGGTGAATGCCTCGGATAATTTCTTCGAACTCGGGGGCGATTCGATCCGGGCGATCTCGCTGGTGTCCGAAATTCATAAGCAAATGGGCATTAAGGTGGCTATTGCTGAATTGTTCCATTATCCAACCATCCGGGAGCTTGCAAGCTTACTTGAAAAAGAGCAGCGGGAGACCTTGGCAAGAGTTGTAGTATCACTGGAAGCTAGCGGATTGTACCCTGCTTCCTCAGCGCAAAAACGGATGTTTGTACTGAACCAGATGCAGGAGAGCAGCACGGTCTATAACATGCCTGTAGCGCTTATGCTTGACGGCGTTCTGGATCGTACCCGGTTAGAACAGGCCTTGGAGCAGTTGATTGCAAGGCATGAGCCGTTAAGAACCTCCTTTCATCTGAATCAAGGCAAGATTGTACAGCAGGTTCATTCCGAAGTTCCATTTCGCATGGGGTATCGAAAAATCCCTGAGGTTAGTCTGGAAAAAGCACTGAAATCGTATAGTAGATTCTTTGATGTGACTCGTGCTCCTTTATTCCGAGCCGTTCTGCTTAACATTCATGAGCAGAGAAATGTATTGTTCCTTGACATGCACCATATTGTTTCAGACGGAACCTCAATATCTGTTCTGCTTCGCGACTTAACTGCGCTATACAACGGAACAGGCCTTTCGAAGCTGGAAGTGCAGTATAAGGATTTCTCTGTATGGCAGGAGAACTTTCTACAGTCCGAGATGTACAGTGAACAAAAGAGCTATTGGATGAAGATGTTTTCAGGTGTTCTTCCCTCTAAAGATCTCCCGACCGACTACCCTCGCTCTGTAACTAGAACGTATGAAGGCAGGGACGTCTGCTTTGAAGCAGAGCCTGAATTGAGGGAAGCCCTGAAGAAGCTTTCCATAACGGAAGGAACTACCCTGAACAATGTGCTGGCTGCTTGTTATCATATTTGGTTGTCCAAGTATGTGGATAGCGAGGATGTTATTGTCGGTTGTGGCGTATCTGGTAGAAGTCATGGCGATTTAAGCTCCATGGTGGGCATGTTGGTGAATACAGCTGCTATTCGCAGCCGTCCGCAAGGGAAGAAGACCTTCAGAACCTTCCTTAGAGAGTTGAAGGAGGAGACGTTGTCTGCATTTAACCATCTGGATTTCCCTTTCGAGCATATGATCAGTGATCTGAAGCTTGCACGAGAAGCATCCCGAAATCCATTGTTTGATACCTTATTCGAGCTCCAGAGCTTGGCGGATCCAGGAGCAGATCCGGTGATGAATGGGCTTGCTGTTCAAAGGCTGGATATACGTTCAGGGTTAACCAAGTTTGACCTGGCACTGTTCGCCGGGGAAAGAAGTGATCAATTGTACTTTAGCTTCAATTATAGAACTTCGCTTTTCCGCGAAGAGACCGTAGTCAATATGGCCAACCAATATATGCGGGTTCTTCGAACCATGGCAGAGGCTCCTGATTGTTATATTCAGGAAGTGGATATCCACTCTCCGGCTGAAGAGATATACTCCTAA